One Thermococcus sp. MV5 genomic region harbors:
- a CDS encoding aldolase: MSRLVKSIIEKYSHLAHKRGLTAAFGGNLSILFNGKIFIKATGSVMDDLTSEQIAIIDLEGNPLNTIRPSSEWKLHVEVYKRRKDVKAIAHLHPPYSIISSTKAKKELPIITPEAEVYLKKIPIVPFKPAGSWELARETAKYLETCDAVIMENHGVVTVGKSLREAYYKVELVEESAKLWYLKEKGM, from the coding sequence GTGAGTAGGCTTGTCAAAAGCATTATAGAGAAATATTCCCACTTGGCACATAAAAGAGGTCTAACTGCAGCTTTTGGAGGAAATTTGAGCATCCTGTTCAACGGAAAAATATTTATAAAGGCCACAGGATCTGTGATGGATGATCTTACCTCGGAACAGATAGCAATAATAGACCTAGAGGGCAATCCTTTGAATACTATTCGTCCGTCTTCTGAGTGGAAGCTTCATGTAGAGGTGTATAAACGAAGAAAAGACGTTAAAGCAATAGCACATCTTCATCCTCCTTATTCTATAATCTCCTCAACCAAGGCTAAGAAAGAGCTTCCGATAATAACACCCGAGGCTGAAGTGTATCTGAAGAAAATACCAATAGTCCCATTTAAACCCGCAGGGAGTTGGGAATTAGCTAGAGAAACGGCAAAATACCTAGAGACATGTGATGCAGTTATCATGGAGAACCACGGAGTAGTGACTGTGGGAAAGAGTTTAAGGGAAGCATATTATAAGGTAGAATTAGTGGAAGAAAGCGCAAAGTTATGGTATTTAAAAGAGAAAGGCATGTAA
- a CDS encoding UPF0147 family protein → MSDVEVRIQQIVQVLREQVVQDTIVPRNIRRAAEKAIESLMDTNKEPPVRAADAIVILEEISEDPNMPMHTRTIIWEVLGALEQIK, encoded by the coding sequence ATGAGCGACGTAGAAGTAAGAATTCAACAAATTGTCCAGGTTCTGAGGGAACAAGTTGTCCAAGACACCATAGTACCTAGAAATATTAGGAGAGCTGCTGAGAAGGCTATAGAAAGCTTGATGGACACTAATAAAGAGCCACCTGTGAGAGCTGCAGATGCAATTGTGATTCTTGAAGAGATTAGTGAAGATCCCAACATGCCAATGCACACAAGAACGATAATCTGGGAAGTTTTAGGAGCTTTAGAGCAGATCAAATGA
- the cobO gene encoding cob(I)yrinic acid a,c-diamide adenosyltransferase, with the protein MEEWKEKLGLVHIYTGNGKGKTTAALGLALRMRGNGGKVIVIQFLKSPNVYGEQKKALECGIVLEAYGLPKFVHGKPEPEEIEAAKRALRRAKEVVRSGEWDLVILDEICVALGFKMIKVDEVIELIKEKAPNTEMVLTGRYCPKELFKIADYVTEMKEVKHPYQKGISARKGVEY; encoded by the coding sequence ATGGAGGAATGGAAAGAAAAACTAGGTCTGGTTCACATCTATACAGGAAACGGAAAAGGAAAAACCACAGCCGCATTAGGATTAGCCCTTAGAATGCGTGGGAATGGGGGAAAAGTCATTGTAATACAATTTTTAAAATCCCCTAATGTTTACGGCGAACAGAAAAAAGCTCTAGAGTGCGGAATTGTATTGGAAGCTTATGGACTCCCCAAATTCGTGCATGGAAAGCCTGAACCTGAAGAAATTGAAGCTGCAAAAAGAGCATTAAGAAGGGCAAAGGAGGTTGTGAGAAGTGGAGAGTGGGATCTCGTAATTCTAGACGAAATATGTGTGGCTCTAGGTTTTAAGATGATTAAAGTTGATGAGGTTATAGAACTCATAAAAGAAAAAGCCCCAAACACCGAAATGGTACTCACAGGGAGATATTGTCCAAAAGAGCTTTTTAAGATCGCAGACTACGTGACCGAAATGAAAGAAGTAAAACACCCATACCAAAAAGGAATATCGGCCAGAAAAGGTGTTGAATACTAA
- a CDS encoding P1 family peptidase — MKALELGIRIGVFEHGKMNSISDVNGVKVGHVTLIWGEGKLIPGKGPVRTGVTAILPHDGNIYKEKVLAGVFVMNGYAKPVGLIQVMELGTIETPLLLTNTLSVGVATDALIEYMLKENEDIGVTTGSVNPIVMECNDSYLNDIRGRHVKKEHVFDAIESANRYFKEGSVGAGTGMSAFEFKGGIGSSSRIVEIAGEEYNVGALVLSNFGKREDLTIAGVPVGMELKDWPGRGGKEKGSIIMVIATDAPLNSRQLGRVARRAIVGLARTGGYAYNGSGDIALAFSTAQKIPHYTEKRLKLDVLPDSSLSMLFKATAEAVEEAIINSLLQAETMVGRDGHIRYALPKDKVLEIMEKYGQLERS, encoded by the coding sequence ATGAAGGCCCTAGAACTTGGAATCCGAATTGGGGTTTTTGAACATGGGAAAATGAATTCTATTAGTGATGTTAACGGAGTTAAAGTGGGGCATGTTACATTAATTTGGGGAGAGGGCAAGCTTATACCCGGGAAAGGCCCTGTTAGAACAGGAGTAACTGCCATACTTCCACATGACGGCAATATTTACAAAGAAAAGGTTTTAGCAGGAGTTTTTGTTATGAATGGGTATGCAAAACCAGTAGGACTCATCCAAGTGATGGAACTAGGAACCATTGAAACCCCACTGCTTCTAACAAATACGTTAAGTGTTGGCGTGGCTACAGATGCTCTTATTGAATACATGCTAAAAGAAAATGAAGACATTGGAGTAACCACAGGATCAGTTAACCCCATTGTCATGGAATGCAATGACTCATACTTAAATGATATTCGAGGAAGACACGTGAAAAAAGAACACGTATTTGATGCAATTGAAAGCGCTAATAGGTATTTTAAAGAAGGCTCAGTTGGAGCTGGCACTGGAATGAGTGCCTTTGAGTTCAAGGGGGGAATTGGCTCATCTTCTAGGATTGTTGAGATAGCAGGAGAGGAATATAATGTTGGAGCATTGGTTTTAAGTAACTTTGGGAAAAGGGAGGATTTGACCATAGCTGGAGTTCCAGTTGGGATGGAATTAAAAGACTGGCCTGGAAGAGGTGGAAAAGAAAAAGGCAGTATTATAATGGTAATTGCTACTGATGCTCCATTAAATTCCCGACAACTAGGTAGAGTTGCAAGGAGAGCTATTGTTGGACTTGCAAGAACGGGAGGTTACGCTTACAACGGAAGTGGGGATATCGCCCTTGCATTTTCAACAGCCCAAAAAATTCCCCATTACACAGAAAAACGTTTAAAACTAGACGTTCTTCCCGATAGTTCCCTTTCTATGTTATTCAAAGCTACCGCTGAAGCAGTGGAGGAAGCTATAATAAACTCCCTCCTTCAAGCAGAAACAATGGTAGGTAGGGATGGCCATATAAGGTATGCTCTTCCCAAAGACAAAGTTCTAGAGATCATGGAGAAATATGGACAACTTGAGAGGAGCTAG
- a CDS encoding aminotransferase class V-fold PLP-dependent enzyme, which produces MECFGEKSMEYFVLRKDAKKMDFGGGPPYLLAVTLGASLELINRLQIEKIENHNKKLIARIRDEILSAGLEVIGDYDDHECSSIITVKTGLSYEKEKRSIKDS; this is translated from the coding sequence GTGGAGTGTTTCGGAGAAAAATCCATGGAATATTTCGTATTAAGGAAAGATGCAAAAAAGATGGATTTTGGAGGCGGGCCTCCATACCTTCTGGCGGTTACCTTAGGGGCATCATTGGAGCTTATAAATAGGCTCCAAATTGAAAAAATTGAGAACCACAATAAGAAGCTTATAGCAAGAATTAGAGATGAAATACTAAGCGCTGGACTTGAGGTTATTGGAGATTACGATGACCATGAGTGTTCTTCTATAATAACAGTAAAAACTGGATTGAGTTATGAAAAAGAAAAAAGATCTATCAAAGACTCTTAG
- a CDS encoding deoxyribonuclease IV, with amino-acid sequence MIKVRRLRFGTAGIPISTPKPSTITGIEQVRKLGLDAMELEFVRGINLKPEMAKQIGKVAQKNDVLLTAHAPYYINLNATEKAKVEASKRRIIQSAERLYEAGGWSVVFHAGYYLKQDPAKVYEKIKTEIRDIVKTLQDKGVKVWVRPELTGKPTQFGDLKELIRLSQELEHVLPAIDFAHCHARNRGRYNSTEEWNEMLSLIEQELGREALDNMHIHISGINYSEKGEKNHLNLQESDMKWEDLLAILKEFRVKGVVISESPNIEGDAILMKKKYKEIKV; translated from the coding sequence ATGATAAAGGTCAGGCGGTTGAGATTTGGAACTGCGGGAATACCTATTTCAACTCCTAAACCATCTACAATTACTGGAATAGAACAGGTTAGAAAGCTGGGTCTAGATGCTATGGAACTCGAATTTGTTAGAGGAATCAATTTAAAACCCGAAATGGCAAAACAGATCGGGAAAGTTGCCCAAAAAAATGACGTGCTTCTGACAGCTCACGCGCCTTATTACATAAACTTAAACGCAACTGAGAAAGCAAAAGTAGAGGCGAGTAAAAGAAGAATAATTCAAAGTGCTGAAAGACTCTACGAAGCTGGAGGATGGAGCGTAGTCTTCCATGCAGGCTACTATCTCAAACAAGATCCCGCTAAAGTATATGAGAAAATAAAAACTGAAATAAGAGACATCGTAAAGACTTTGCAGGATAAAGGAGTAAAGGTATGGGTTCGACCAGAACTCACCGGAAAACCCACTCAATTTGGAGATCTAAAAGAACTCATACGCTTGAGTCAAGAATTAGAACACGTTTTACCTGCAATAGATTTTGCACATTGCCATGCCAGAAATAGGGGGAGATATAATAGTACAGAAGAGTGGAATGAAATGCTCTCTCTAATCGAGCAAGAACTAGGACGAGAAGCCTTAGACAACATGCATATTCATATAAGTGGGATAAACTACTCCGAAAAAGGTGAAAAAAATCACCTAAATCTGCAAGAAAGCGATATGAAATGGGAGGATCTCTTAGCTATACTCAAAGAATTCAGGGTGAAAGGAGTTGTAATAAGCGAGAGCCCGAACATAGAAGGCGATGCCATACTAATGAAAAAGAAATACAAGGAAATTAAAGTTTAA
- a CDS encoding DUF373 family protein, translating to MLAIDRDNDFGEKAGVKGPVIGKEACIDAALKLSLADPEDSDANVLYAAIKLYEELKERGEFDDVEIALITGHSEVGIRSDIELNRQLAEVLEIFPAHGVIPVTDGAEDEQIFPLITSRLPIISTRRVVVKQSESIETTYYILYRYLKEIFSDPEAAKIFFGLPGMILLIYGIARLLSIKYQESVTIISSTVTGIILFLIGGYFFARAFRLKETVGHLLTRGFIQFVSAIAAVFVLFAGAVSAYLNLESIALQLTGRYPGTELLGIVIFLNAINTSFVVALAVLMIGKVVHAYLRRDHHIWYYISGLLLLPALWVTIDVTTLYALSILSFYSMEFLKRGIIALGDIALATLVGMYLRDKLRGWERVETERSTA from the coding sequence ATCCTTGCCATTGATAGAGATAACGACTTTGGTGAAAAAGCTGGGGTTAAAGGGCCTGTTATTGGAAAAGAAGCATGTATAGATGCTGCTTTAAAACTAAGTCTTGCAGATCCTGAAGATAGCGATGCCAATGTTCTTTATGCAGCAATCAAATTATATGAAGAACTTAAAGAACGTGGTGAATTTGATGACGTTGAAATTGCTCTTATAACTGGACATTCAGAGGTTGGTATTAGGAGTGATATTGAACTAAACAGGCAATTGGCAGAGGTCCTAGAGATATTCCCAGCACATGGAGTAATTCCTGTCACGGATGGGGCCGAAGATGAGCAGATTTTTCCATTGATAACTTCTAGGCTCCCTATCATCAGTACTCGAAGAGTCGTCGTTAAACAGAGTGAGAGTATTGAAACCACTTATTATATCCTTTATCGTTACTTGAAAGAAATTTTTAGCGATCCTGAGGCCGCAAAAATATTTTTTGGATTACCCGGAATGATACTTCTTATTTATGGTATCGCACGGTTATTATCTATTAAATATCAAGAAAGTGTTACTATAATCTCCTCAACCGTTACAGGTATTATTCTATTCCTTATAGGCGGTTATTTCTTCGCAAGAGCCTTTAGATTAAAAGAGACCGTGGGGCACTTGCTTACTAGAGGGTTCATACAATTCGTCTCCGCAATAGCTGCAGTATTTGTACTATTTGCAGGTGCTGTAAGTGCTTACTTAAACCTAGAAAGCATAGCCCTTCAACTTACAGGTAGGTATCCTGGAACAGAGCTGTTAGGGATAGTTATATTCCTAAACGCAATAAACACGTCATTTGTTGTCGCTTTAGCTGTTTTGATGATTGGCAAAGTAGTACACGCATATCTAAGAAGAGACCACCACATCTGGTACTACATAAGTGGACTTCTCCTCCTTCCAGCTCTTTGGGTCACGATAGATGTCACCACACTTTATGCACTTTCAATCCTCTCTTTCTACTCAATGGAGTTTCTTAAGAGAGGTATAATAGCCCTAGGTGATATAGCACTTGCAACATTGGTGGGGATGTATTTGAGAGACAAATTAAGAGGATGGGAAAGAGTTGAAACTGAAAGAAGCACTGCATAA
- a CDS encoding MTH1187 family thiamine-binding protein, which yields MSIIIEFVIIPLGEKSLSKYVAQVVKLLEEKKVKYQLTPMGTIIEVPSLRDGLQIIEEAHEMMFKLGTNRVATTIRIDDRRDKERIMEDKIKSVFEKLRGEQKLEY from the coding sequence ATGAGTATTATAATCGAGTTTGTAATTATTCCCCTTGGTGAGAAAAGTCTAAGCAAGTATGTAGCTCAAGTAGTAAAGCTTTTAGAGGAGAAAAAAGTAAAATATCAATTGACCCCTATGGGAACAATCATTGAAGTACCCTCCCTGAGAGACGGATTGCAGATAATAGAAGAGGCTCATGAAATGATGTTTAAACTCGGGACTAACCGAGTCGCTACTACAATCAGAATCGATGATCGGAGAGACAAAGAAAGAATTATGGAGGATAAAATTAAATCAGTTTTTGAAAAACTCCGGGGGGAACAAAAATTAGAGTATTGA
- a CDS encoding TIGR00296 family protein → MYKIKDEWGLFLIKLARKAIEEYLKNGKEVGPPQDTPSDLWEKMGVFVTLNRYNVPPQQALRGCIGFPYPIYPLVIATIKAAIYAAVDDPRFPPVSVEELDKITVEVSVLTPPEPVEGPPHERPNKIKVGRDGLIVKKGIYSGLLLPQVPIEWNWDEEEFLSETCWKAGLPPDCWMDESTEVYRFTAEIFEEEYPKGPVKRKPLC, encoded by the coding sequence ATGTATAAGATAAAAGACGAGTGGGGATTATTCCTAATAAAACTAGCTAGAAAGGCAATAGAGGAATATTTAAAGAATGGCAAAGAGGTTGGCCCCCCTCAAGATACCCCATCGGATCTTTGGGAGAAAATGGGAGTATTCGTTACATTAAACAGATATAACGTGCCTCCCCAACAAGCATTAAGGGGATGTATAGGATTTCCTTATCCGATTTATCCATTAGTTATAGCCACAATAAAAGCGGCAATCTATGCCGCTGTAGATGACCCACGTTTTCCTCCAGTTAGTGTTGAAGAGCTGGACAAGATTACGGTTGAGGTCAGTGTTCTAACCCCTCCCGAACCTGTGGAGGGCCCTCCTCATGAGAGGCCCAATAAGATAAAAGTGGGGAGGGATGGATTAATAGTTAAAAAGGGAATTTATAGTGGACTCCTTCTGCCACAAGTTCCCATTGAGTGGAACTGGGATGAAGAAGAATTTTTAAGTGAAACATGTTGGAAAGCTGGTCTTCCCCCCGATTGTTGGATGGACGAAAGCACTGAGGTTTATCGTTTTACAGCTGAAATTTTTGAAGAAGAGTATCCTAAGGGCCCAGTCAAGAGAAAACCCCTCTGTTAG
- a CDS encoding pyrolysin translates to MKKVLGLLVVFIFILSSFSFSAAQSFSGKKVLILKNVNAWNSNANEMVLTQMGISYDVMTASQLNSLSLSDLINTYDMILIASDQDQTFYDDLGPQMSKLEDFARAGGALEIHAANWGWHGGVWTTPLPGGVGILPSYSYYDYLVKNGTWLYSTYASHGYLTNLPGTVDVITVQGNGATPDYNRPSTISYPLGKGQVMVTGLTIEYSVKYKGGAWMDLLKWMIKTNLGYKPTPVPVSPGRIGPSQYFILNYIYNTRYHRELARFNELYNSPEAGELSNETLEDALHYKTLAEEFYEKAGEYGPVEANLNSFRVFISLRQAYFAISDAVDVLEEALE, encoded by the coding sequence ATGAAGAAAGTATTGGGACTCTTGGTTGTTTTCATATTCATTCTGAGTAGTTTTAGTTTCTCTGCAGCCCAGAGTTTTAGTGGAAAAAAGGTTTTGATATTGAAAAATGTAAATGCATGGAATTCCAATGCAAACGAAATGGTACTGACTCAAATGGGGATTTCTTATGACGTTATGACGGCTTCACAGTTAAACTCTCTAAGTCTTTCTGACTTAATAAATACGTATGACATGATCCTAATAGCGAGCGACCAGGATCAGACGTTTTATGACGATCTAGGTCCACAAATGTCAAAACTGGAAGACTTTGCAAGAGCTGGTGGAGCACTCGAAATCCATGCTGCTAATTGGGGATGGCATGGTGGTGTTTGGACTACCCCTCTACCTGGAGGCGTTGGGATACTTCCAAGCTATTCGTATTATGACTACTTAGTGAAAAATGGAACCTGGCTTTATAGTACATATGCAAGTCACGGATACCTAACAAATCTGCCAGGGACTGTAGATGTTATAACAGTTCAAGGAAATGGGGCGACACCTGACTATAATAGGCCAAGCACAATAAGTTATCCATTAGGTAAGGGCCAGGTCATGGTTACTGGACTCACAATAGAATACAGTGTGAAATACAAAGGAGGGGCCTGGATGGACCTTTTAAAGTGGATGATAAAAACTAATTTAGGCTATAAACCCACACCAGTTCCAGTTTCACCAGGCAGAATAGGACCATCACAGTACTTCATTTTGAACTATATCTACAATACGAGGTATCATAGAGAGCTTGCAAGATTTAACGAACTCTATAACAGCCCAGAGGCGGGTGAACTGAGCAACGAAACGTTAGAAGATGCACTACACTATAAAACTCTAGCTGAAGAGTTTTATGAAAAAGCAGGCGAATATGGGCCTGTAGAGGCAAATTTGAATAGTTTCAGAGTCTTTATATCGCTAAGACAGGCATATTTTGCCATTAGTGATGCAGTAGATGTACTCGAAGAAGCTTTGGAATGA
- a CDS encoding RsmB/NOP family class I SAM-dependent RNA methyltransferase, which produces MELFYKITLHELVADILTIVDEREYSSKNALERVFKRVSGKDKEKVRGLAHAYVFEIEKWKKKIDFIGNSVLKGTKIEELEPYLANLLRIGIFEMKFKKINPAIATDSVVRVVKERYDLNRAKFINAILREIEGFNIEDALKSLKERDKTEYLSVKFSHPRWYVEYVMDLLGYENAIRLLLSNNKSQRYYIRVNPLKTDVDSLSEYLEEHDVRVARTPVTDVLKVLDYETPITRLEWYKKGYFVIQDLASAYVAHVLTPEKGEKILDLAAAPGSKTFHVAHLMENTGKIIAVDYSLERLRKMETKMKILGVKNVRLVHADGMTFKYMRKFDKIILDAPCSSSGTYRQFPEVKWRFNEEKIRKVIQVQKAMIRNAFKNLKKEGEMTYSTCSIRIDENEENIKYAIEKVGFSLVDYPFNWGERGFTEIGEMVFRSFTYLHDCNSFFIAKLKKE; this is translated from the coding sequence ATGGAATTGTTTTACAAAATAACCCTTCATGAGTTAGTTGCTGACATACTTACCATTGTAGATGAACGTGAGTACTCCTCTAAAAATGCATTGGAGAGAGTATTTAAGAGAGTTAGTGGGAAAGATAAAGAGAAAGTGAGAGGATTAGCACATGCATATGTTTTTGAAATTGAGAAATGGAAGAAGAAAATCGATTTTATTGGAAATTCTGTCCTCAAAGGCACCAAAATCGAAGAGCTTGAGCCATATCTTGCCAATCTCCTCCGAATTGGAATATTTGAGATGAAGTTCAAGAAAATAAATCCTGCCATAGCAACGGACTCTGTAGTAAGAGTCGTAAAGGAAAGATATGACTTAAATAGAGCAAAATTCATTAATGCAATTTTAAGAGAGATTGAGGGATTTAATATTGAGGATGCACTTAAGAGTCTTAAAGAGAGGGATAAGACAGAATATCTTAGTGTTAAGTTCTCTCACCCTCGTTGGTACGTCGAATATGTAATGGATCTTCTTGGATACGAGAATGCCATAAGGCTCTTATTAAGCAATAATAAGTCTCAAAGATATTATATCCGCGTGAATCCACTGAAGACTGATGTAGACTCTCTTAGTGAATACTTAGAGGAACATGACGTTCGAGTAGCACGAACTCCAGTTACTGATGTATTAAAAGTTCTAGATTATGAGACGCCAATAACACGTCTCGAATGGTATAAAAAAGGCTATTTTGTAATACAGGACTTAGCAAGTGCATATGTAGCTCATGTCCTCACACCTGAAAAAGGAGAAAAAATTCTCGATCTAGCCGCAGCTCCTGGGAGTAAAACATTCCATGTTGCACACTTAATGGAGAATACGGGAAAAATAATTGCTGTAGATTATTCTCTTGAGAGACTTAGAAAAATGGAAACAAAAATGAAAATCCTAGGTGTAAAGAATGTTAGACTCGTGCATGCTGATGGTATGACGTTCAAATATATGAGAAAATTCGATAAAATAATTCTTGATGCACCATGCTCATCTTCTGGAACCTACCGACAGTTTCCAGAAGTAAAATGGCGTTTTAATGAGGAAAAAATAAGGAAAGTGATCCAAGTACAAAAGGCTATGATCAGAAATGCATTTAAAAATCTGAAAAAAGAAGGGGAAATGACATACTCTACTTGTTCAATAAGAATAGACGAAAATGAAGAGAACATAAAGTATGCAATAGAAAAAGTAGGGTTTAGCTTAGTTGACTATCCATTCAACTGGGGAGAAAGGGGATTTACTGAAATCGGAGAGATGGTCTTCAGAAGTTTTACTTATTTACACGATTGCAATAGTTTTTTCATAGCAAAATTAAAAAAAGAATAG